One region of Streptococcus salivarius genomic DNA includes:
- a CDS encoding DUF6287 domain-containing protein, with product MKPATKRFTTLTALALTSVLLLGACGNNKKEATLTSSSSKVSQKVKSTKPSSKEKTKKSEQKTKSSSSEEVSKATSGETASQPSAGNVAGSTQQEVAPTNPSEETAGVNQGTPTEQPAASAEQTPATTVVDATAMANGDFSSVAGTYQNDLGDTITVSPSGSVTRVGAESGYSDTSSQLFNGFAQDGGYVAGFAHNDGPTSDPIFFDSNGQIRFGSDAIYGRMHVYNKLD from the coding sequence ATGAAACCTGCTACAAAACGTTTCACAACTTTAACCGCACTCGCTTTAACTTCCGTTCTATTACTTGGTGCATGTGGTAATAACAAGAAGGAAGCTACATTAACATCGAGCTCTAGTAAGGTTAGTCAGAAAGTGAAATCGACAAAACCATCTTCAAAAGAAAAAACGAAGAAGTCTGAGCAAAAGACAAAATCTTCTAGTTCAGAAGAGGTCTCAAAGGCAACCTCTGGAGAAACGGCTTCACAACCATCAGCCGGAAATGTTGCTGGATCTACTCAACAAGAAGTTGCTCCAACAAATCCTAGTGAAGAAACAGCTGGAGTAAATCAAGGAACTCCTACAGAACAACCAGCTGCTTCAGCGGAACAAACACCAGCTACCACAGTGGTTGATGCTACGGCAATGGCTAATGGTGATTTCTCTAGTGTTGCTGGTACCTATCAAAATGACTTAGGGGACACAATTACAGTATCCCCATCCGGTAGTGTAACCCGTGTTGGTGCTGAAAGTGGTTATAGTGATACAAGTAGTCAGCTCTTTAATGGTTTTGCTCAAGATGGCGGTTATGTAGCAGGATTTGCTCATAATGATGGACCAACTAGTGACCCAATTTTCTTTGATAGTAATGGACAGATTCGTTTCGGTTCTGATGCGATATATGGTCGAATGCATGTTTACAATAAATTAGATTAA
- a CDS encoding DUF6287 domain-containing protein gives MKNTSKLIGLVLALIVVILAIFLVTKFNSHESARVSTSSSPVKTVKKSSSSSSKAVKKDKKSVQSSSSAVTNEENDNQASAVAPKVSSQEQAQAVATDGGQVAESAAGTDKAKSEKNTNNSQSSLDFGALDNGDISSLVGTWTNANGESVTINSDGTIIKNSTGYTAQLKPQRVSDNIFYAGVFSDTSSAALRAVSGGSNGSDYLVIGQDQTAEGVPYYRN, from the coding sequence ATGAAAAATACAAGTAAACTTATTGGTTTAGTATTAGCCCTTATCGTAGTTATCCTCGCTATCTTTTTGGTGACTAAGTTTAACAGCCATGAATCAGCTCGTGTTAGCACAAGTAGCAGTCCAGTCAAAACGGTTAAGAAGTCATCTTCAAGCTCAAGTAAGGCTGTTAAGAAGGATAAGAAATCAGTTCAATCATCATCTTCAGCAGTCACAAATGAAGAAAATGACAATCAGGCCTCAGCAGTAGCACCTAAAGTTTCCTCTCAAGAACAAGCTCAAGCAGTCGCTACAGATGGTGGACAAGTGGCTGAATCTGCAGCTGGAACAGATAAGGCTAAATCTGAGAAGAACACAAATAATAGTCAATCATCGCTTGACTTTGGTGCCCTTGACAATGGTGATATTAGCTCTCTTGTGGGAACTTGGACTAATGCGAATGGTGAATCAGTGACTATCAATTCTGATGGTACAATTATTAAAAACTCAACAGGTTATACTGCTCAATTGAAGCCTCAAAGAGTTTCAGATAATATTTTTTATGCAGGAGTCTTCTCAGATACAAGCTCAGCTGCATTGAGAGCGGTTTCTGGAGGTAGTAACGGCTCTGATTACCTTGTTATTGGTCAGGACCAAACTGCTGAAGGTGTCCCTTATTATCGTAACTAG
- a CDS encoding response regulator transcription factor: MLDIFVLEEDYFQQARLEDAIHKSKQIYILRIGKVDLYDKPNQLLERITERGSHLLFFLDIGSDSDVEGGILVAQQIRERDPYASIVFITAHPELLPSTFQYRLAALDFIDKNLPDIEYEDRIISDIGLALSKNGLSQIECAFTIDTKHATIQVPFHKILYFETSPTVHKVILHTTEEQIEFYGQLSKIVKQDCRLYKCHKSFVVNPENIVRLDKELGIIYFENGESCLVSKAKQKEIVARMLVPKPMAV; this comes from the coding sequence ATGTTGGATATTTTTGTTTTAGAAGAAGATTATTTTCAACAAGCTCGTCTTGAGGATGCCATCCACAAGTCTAAACAAATATATATTTTAAGAATTGGGAAGGTTGATTTATACGATAAACCCAATCAATTATTAGAGCGTATTACGGAAAGGGGCTCGCATTTACTGTTTTTTCTAGATATTGGATCTGACAGTGATGTCGAAGGGGGAATATTGGTTGCTCAACAGATTCGTGAGCGAGATCCGTATGCAAGTATTGTTTTCATCACAGCACATCCCGAACTCCTACCTTCAACCTTTCAGTATCGCTTAGCTGCACTTGATTTTATTGACAAGAATTTGCCTGATATTGAATATGAAGATAGGATTATTTCTGATATTGGATTAGCACTTTCTAAAAATGGTCTGAGCCAAATAGAGTGTGCTTTTACTATAGATACAAAGCATGCAACTATACAAGTTCCTTTTCATAAGATACTCTATTTTGAAACATCTCCAACAGTTCATAAGGTGATTCTTCATACAACAGAAGAGCAAATTGAGTTCTATGGTCAATTGTCAAAAATTGTGAAACAAGATTGCAGACTATATAAATGTCATAAATCATTTGTTGTAAATCCCGAAAACATTGTGAGATTGGACAAAGAATTAGGTATTATTTATTTTGAAAACGGAGAGTCATGCTTGGTTTCAAAAGCTAAACAAAAAGAGATTGTTGCTAGGATGCTTGTTCCAAAACCCATGGCAGTTTGA
- a CDS encoding response regulator transcription factor produces the protein MLNIYVLEDHFIQQNRIEEVIHTILKKNNIKVGDFEVFDKPNQLLESITERGSHQLFFLDIQIKDDTKKGLEVAKQIRKNDPYANIVFFTTHSEYLPLTFQYQLAALDFIDKSLEGEDFQKRVESIILLTCKKIQSQNPEDAFRIENAKTVIQVPFHDILYFETSDIVHKVILYTKEEQIEFYGSLSQIEKSDPRLFKCHKSFLINPENVIKLDKSTGTVYFENGGVCYVSKLKLKKLLERISL, from the coding sequence ATGCTTAACATCTATGTTTTAGAGGATCATTTTATCCAACAAAATCGTATTGAAGAGGTTATTCATACGATTCTTAAGAAAAATAATATTAAAGTGGGTGACTTTGAGGTTTTTGACAAACCCAATCAACTGTTAGAGTCTATTACCGAGCGAGGGTCTCATCAGCTCTTTTTCTTGGACATTCAAATTAAAGACGATACTAAAAAAGGTTTGGAAGTGGCTAAGCAGATTCGCAAGAATGATCCCTATGCCAATATTGTTTTCTTCACGACTCATTCAGAGTATCTTCCCTTAACTTTTCAATACCAACTGGCAGCTCTAGACTTTATTGATAAGTCTTTGGAGGGTGAGGACTTTCAAAAGCGAGTGGAAAGTATTATCTTATTAACCTGCAAAAAGATACAGAGTCAGAATCCAGAAGACGCTTTTCGGATTGAGAATGCTAAGACCGTTATTCAGGTTCCTTTTCATGATATCTTGTACTTTGAGACGTCAGATATTGTTCATAAGGTTATCCTTTATACTAAAGAGGAGCAGATTGAGTTTTATGGCAGTCTCTCACAAATCGAAAAGAGTGACCCTAGACTGTTTAAATGCCACAAATCTTTCCTTATCAACCCAGAAAATGTCATCAAATTAGATAAAAGTACGGGGACAGTCTATTTTGAAAATGGTGGCGTTTGCTATGTTTCAAAGTTGAAACTAAAGAAATTGCTTGAGAGAATCAGCCTATGA
- a CDS encoding helix-turn-helix domain-containing protein, whose translation MFGQDFGHRLRELRLAQGFTKEKFCEGDEVLSVRQLTRIETGKSQPKLETLEHLARRLNISLSELLGERAIGSKLPVEYLNLKYQLMHATSLDKPNNLMKLDEKLGKIIDIYYDDLPVDEQRVVDILQSKLYSYTSKTHQKFGMSILEKSLPSLCEKRVYTINDLLLIELYQISLGDGDSMRSDGFSEGTFYTICRNLINSYDSIPTEYLFLLRDALLMVPIVEYERKKVSFIGSSIQSTASHYGGNSRLSEKTNFENARGTVSICCKE comes from the coding sequence ATGTTTGGACAAGACTTTGGTCATCGGTTAAGAGAGTTGAGATTAGCACAAGGATTCACTAAAGAAAAATTTTGTGAAGGGGATGAGGTTTTATCAGTACGGCAATTGACACGTATAGAAACAGGGAAGTCTCAACCTAAATTAGAGACCTTAGAGCACTTGGCAAGACGTCTGAATATATCTTTATCGGAATTGCTTGGAGAGAGGGCTATAGGCTCAAAGTTGCCGGTAGAATACCTCAATCTCAAATATCAATTGATGCATGCGACTAGTTTAGATAAGCCAAATAACCTAATGAAACTAGACGAAAAGCTGGGTAAAATTATTGATATCTATTATGATGATTTGCCAGTTGATGAACAGAGGGTCGTTGATATTTTACAGTCAAAACTTTACTCATATACTTCAAAGACACACCAAAAATTTGGCATGAGCATATTGGAGAAGAGTTTACCTTCATTATGTGAGAAAAGGGTATACACTATCAATGACCTACTACTTATAGAACTATATCAAATCTCGTTAGGAGATGGTGATAGTATGCGGTCAGATGGGTTTAGTGAAGGGACCTTTTATACCATTTGTAGGAATCTTATAAATAGTTATGATAGTATTCCCACGGAGTATCTATTTTTACTTAGGGATGCCTTATTAATGGTTCCAATAGTTGAATATGAACGAAAAAAAGTTTCATTTATCGGAAGTAGCATTCAATCAACTGCATCACATTATGGAGGAAACTCAAGATTATCAGAAAAAACCAATTTTGAGAATGCTAGAGGGACAGTATCTATATGTTGTAAAGAATGA
- a CDS encoding SH3 domain-containing protein: protein MRKAYVVKERQRYSIRKYSFGAASVLIGASLMLGGHALAQEQANGASSSKDYEVFVNNSEPLQIDQATSEAVTDVLNQPASRSEAPRPKLASSEVASSEASSVVASEAASLEVPAEVAHSASAVATVSRSEVASPRSEVSSVASSEAASETNRSATSEVAEVRGTEREAVETRQPGVDGPVTADGSLDIPSNGTFYFRRTTEIRTAPIMDIKPAFVFSAGDHVIYDKVLKRDNHQWISYIGYDYERYYADIAALKAENTNSTTEATRDEVIPERGTYYFTKPADVKNQPSLTAKTEFNFDPGMSVNYDRSLLADNHRWISYVSYNGTRRYVDLGAAAEAVAKPRGDIAIESHDNGDFSVVISNVSDQNGVLGVSVPIWSEKNGQDDIIWYNATRLNNGNYKVNVSLTDHKNERGLYNVHLYYVETNGKLVGVGGITYTVPAKVEETHTTTSYSLPDAGTYTFKERSSIKAEPRVASPELAYYDAGMSVNYDKIVSGDGYQWLSYLSYNGNRRYVAVSKLAQQESKPSGTINIENLSNLGFDVHITNVSGGDKAIQGVSVPVWTAQNGQDDLVWHQASRQNDGSYKVRINVSDHKAEAGEYIVHLYYVQDGKMVGIGGTSTTVPVQNATRHNLPASGSYTFTARTGIKTQPLVANPDVSYYDAGMSVNYDKVVNNDGYTWLSYLSYSGHRFYVAIAPTSVTKPVEQPVQPSTPSSGTYTFKERSSIKAEPSVASSELAYYDAGMSVNYDRLVTADGHTWLSYVSHGGNRRYIAIDGKATAVTQPVSPSLAATGTYTFTKPSSIKAQPSVASPELAYYDKGMSVRYDKVLTADGHTWLSYVTYSGARRYVDIS, encoded by the coding sequence ATGAGAAAGGCATATGTTGTTAAGGAACGTCAACGTTACTCAATTCGTAAATATTCTTTTGGAGCTGCATCAGTCTTGATTGGTGCGAGCTTGATGCTTGGTGGACATGCTTTGGCTCAGGAACAAGCCAATGGCGCAAGTTCCAGCAAGGATTATGAAGTTTTTGTAAATAATTCTGAACCACTTCAAATCGACCAGGCGACTTCAGAAGCTGTTACCGATGTCCTCAATCAACCAGCTTCAAGATCTGAAGCGCCAAGACCTAAGCTTGCCAGCAGTGAAGTTGCTTCTTCTGAAGCTAGTAGTGTAGTAGCTAGCGAGGCTGCTTCTTTGGAAGTACCGGCAGAGGTTGCTCATTCTGCATCTGCTGTTGCTACTGTTTCTAGATCAGAAGTGGCTAGTCCACGTTCTGAAGTGTCATCAGTAGCTAGCTCTGAAGCAGCAAGTGAGACTAACCGTTCCGCAACTTCAGAAGTAGCAGAAGTTAGAGGTACTGAGCGTGAAGCTGTCGAAACACGTCAACCTGGTGTAGATGGTCCAGTGACTGCTGATGGTTCTCTTGATATCCCATCAAACGGTACTTTTTATTTCCGTCGCACAACTGAAATTCGTACAGCGCCTATCATGGATATCAAACCTGCCTTTGTCTTTAGTGCAGGTGACCATGTTATCTATGATAAGGTCTTGAAGAGAGACAATCATCAATGGATTTCTTACATTGGCTACGACTATGAACGCTACTACGCTGATATCGCAGCATTGAAGGCTGAAAACACTAATAGCACCACTGAAGCAACTAGAGATGAAGTCATCCCTGAACGTGGTACTTATTACTTTACTAAACCTGCAGATGTGAAGAACCAACCTAGCTTGACTGCCAAGACTGAGTTCAATTTTGATCCAGGCATGTCAGTCAACTACGATAGATCTTTGCTTGCTGACAACCACCGTTGGATTTCCTATGTGTCATACAATGGTACTCGTCGTTACGTCGATCTAGGTGCTGCAGCAGAGGCTGTAGCTAAACCAAGAGGCGATATTGCTATTGAAAGCCATGATAATGGTGACTTTAGTGTGGTTATCAGTAATGTTTCAGATCAAAACGGTGTCCTTGGGGTATCTGTTCCAATCTGGTCTGAAAAGAATGGTCAAGATGACATCATCTGGTACAATGCGACTCGTCTTAACAATGGTAACTACAAGGTTAACGTCAGTCTAACTGACCACAAGAATGAACGTGGCCTCTACAATGTTCATCTTTACTATGTTGAAACTAATGGTAAATTAGTTGGTGTGGGTGGCATAACTTACACAGTTCCTGCCAAAGTTGAAGAAACTCATACAACTACTAGCTATAGCCTTCCTGATGCAGGAACTTACACCTTCAAAGAACGTTCTAGCATCAAGGCAGAACCTCGTGTGGCAAGTCCAGAGTTGGCCTACTACGATGCTGGCATGTCAGTCAACTACGACAAGATTGTCAGTGGTGATGGTTACCAATGGCTTTCTTACCTCAGCTACAATGGCAACCGCCGTTATGTAGCCGTGTCTAAACTTGCTCAACAAGAAAGCAAACCAAGCGGTACTATCAATATTGAAAATCTCTCTAACCTTGGTTTTGACGTTCATATCACTAATGTTTCTGGTGGTGATAAAGCTATCCAAGGCGTAAGTGTTCCAGTTTGGACAGCTCAAAACGGTCAAGACGATCTTGTATGGCACCAAGCTAGCAGACAAAATGATGGTAGCTACAAGGTTCGTATCAATGTTAGTGACCATAAGGCTGAAGCAGGTGAATACATTGTCCATCTCTACTATGTCCAAGATGGTAAAATGGTAGGTATCGGAGGCACTAGCACAACTGTTCCAGTTCAAAATGCAACCCGCCACAACCTTCCAGCTTCAGGTTCATACACCTTTACCGCCCGTACTGGCATCAAGACTCAACCTTTGGTAGCCAACCCAGATGTTAGCTACTACGATGCTGGTATGTCAGTCAACTATGACAAGGTTGTCAATAATGATGGCTATACATGGCTTTCTTACCTTAGCTATTCAGGACATCGTTTCTATGTGGCTATCGCACCAACAAGTGTGACTAAACCAGTAGAACAACCTGTTCAACCAAGCACACCATCATCTGGTACCTATACTTTCAAAGAACGCTCTAGCATTAAAGCAGAACCAAGTGTGGCAAGTTCAGAGTTGGCCTACTATGATGCTGGTATGTCCGTTAACTATGACAGATTGGTGACTGCAGATGGTCATACATGGCTCTCTTATGTCAGCCATGGAGGCAACCGCCGATACATTGCTATTGATGGTAAGGCAACAGCAGTTACTCAACCAGTAAGTCCAAGCCTAGCGGCAACTGGCACCTATACCTTTACCAAACCTAGCTCTATCAAGGCTCAACCAAGCGTTGCAAGCCCAGAGTTAGCCTACTATGATAAAGGCATGTCCGTTCGATATGACAAGGTCCTTACAGCTGATGGACACACATGGTTGTCTTATGTAACCTATAGCGGTGCAAGACGCTATGTAGATATTTCTTAA
- a CDS encoding DUF6287 domain-containing protein — protein MKNTSKLIGIVSALIVVILAVFLVTKFNSHESARVSTSSSPAKTVKKSSSSSSKAVKKDKKNSNPHVKNEDTEDTTVEVSEPSVAKDSATKDTNETVLSSGSVSETTKEKTGEETQTSSLNGKQLSSGDYSSIAGTWTNSRGEFVTISPDGTVQNGSGYTYHLYSGHLNNGNFSGTIASDIDSAAFWAIPGTGNGDSDHLVIGQSDDAENYPFYRN, from the coding sequence ATGAAAAATACAAGTAAACTCATTGGTATCGTGTCAGCTCTTATTGTAGTTATCCTCGCTGTCTTCTTAGTGACTAAGTTTAATAGTCATGAGTCAGCGCGTGTTAGCACAAGTAGTAGCCCAGCTAAAACGGTTAAGAAATCATCTTCAAGCTCAAGCAAAGCTGTTAAGAAGGATAAGAAAAATTCAAACCCGCATGTAAAAAATGAAGACACAGAAGATACAACAGTTGAGGTTAGTGAGCCTTCTGTTGCCAAAGATTCTGCAACTAAAGATACTAATGAAACGGTCTTATCTTCAGGAAGTGTTTCTGAGACTACAAAAGAAAAAACAGGAGAAGAAACACAAACATCATCATTAAATGGGAAGCAACTAAGTTCAGGTGATTATAGTTCAATCGCTGGTACTTGGACAAACTCTCGAGGAGAATTTGTCACAATTTCCCCAGATGGCACAGTACAAAATGGGAGTGGTTATACTTATCATCTCTATTCTGGACATTTAAATAATGGAAATTTTTCAGGAACAATTGCTTCTGATATTGATAGCGCAGCTTTTTGGGCTATTCCTGGAACTGGTAATGGCGATTCAGACCATCTTGTTATTGGTCAAAGTGATGATGCAGAAAATTATCCATTTTATCGTAATTAA
- a CDS encoding sensor histidine kinase: protein MTAINFLLDNLDFLAEIILFILIYQYITSEKIKLRWYIIIPLIIRFLFVLSPALSYVLGHAFLVVYSLYRNRYGNRLLDIFYGLFPIVIESLVHNLIIYGIALVINRHYMIVLNHFHLNLVIELLVFPVFWLIIKTLKVDFKALNYGFRKSFSKYFLLLIDISMLSYALLLQYITFFVQQSPGGRDWHVYLVVTYALLFLATLVYINATFSERLKEEVLLQKDRQMSDLAHYSQQIERLYTDLRRFRHDYLNVLSSIKYGIDSKDIAMISDIYDNILEKTKTRIEGKQYEIANLINIKDEAVKGVLASKILEAQGQSITVHLEVSDVFEVSRMELLDFITVLSIFLDNAIEASLDSSTKQVNVALISGETKVVIVENTIAQESINTVGIFKLGRSSKGEGRGIGLSTVREILGKYPNCSLLTQSKDYRFKQTLKIEDVV from the coding sequence ATGACAGCAATCAATTTTTTGTTGGATAATCTAGACTTTTTAGCGGAGATTATCCTCTTTATTCTCATTTATCAATACATTACCTCCGAGAAGATAAAGCTAAGATGGTATATCATCATCCCCTTGATTATCCGATTTTTGTTTGTGCTTTCTCCAGCCCTATCCTATGTTTTAGGGCATGCCTTCTTGGTTGTTTATTCCCTCTACAGAAATCGTTATGGCAATAGGTTATTAGATATTTTCTATGGCTTGTTTCCAATCGTCATAGAAAGTCTTGTTCACAATCTTATTATTTATGGGATTGCCTTAGTCATCAATCGTCATTATATGATAGTACTTAACCATTTCCATTTAAACCTTGTCATTGAGTTGCTAGTCTTTCCTGTGTTTTGGTTAATCATTAAGACCTTAAAAGTAGATTTCAAAGCGTTGAACTATGGTTTTAGAAAGTCATTTTCAAAGTACTTTTTATTGCTTATAGATATATCAATGTTATCTTATGCCCTCCTTCTCCAATATATTACCTTTTTTGTGCAACAGAGCCCTGGAGGAAGAGATTGGCATGTTTATCTCGTGGTGACCTATGCTTTACTCTTTCTAGCGACCCTTGTTTATATCAATGCGACCTTCAGTGAGAGACTGAAAGAAGAAGTCCTACTCCAAAAAGATAGGCAAATGAGTGATTTGGCTCATTATAGCCAACAAATCGAGAGACTCTATACTGATCTTCGTCGATTTAGGCATGATTACCTAAATGTTTTGTCTAGTATCAAATATGGCATTGACTCCAAAGATATAGCTATGATTTCCGATATCTACGATAATATCCTTGAAAAAACAAAGACTCGGATTGAGGGAAAACAGTACGAAATTGCCAACTTGATTAATATTAAAGATGAAGCTGTTAAAGGTGTCTTGGCTAGTAAAATCTTGGAAGCACAGGGACAGTCTATTACCGTTCACCTTGAGGTCAGCGACGTCTTTGAAGTATCGAGGATGGAATTGTTGGATTTCATAACGGTGCTGTCCATCTTCTTGGATAATGCTATTGAGGCTAGTTTGGATAGCAGTACTAAACAAGTGAACGTTGCTCTTATCAGTGGAGAGACAAAGGTAGTAATAGTGGAGAATACCATTGCTCAAGAATCTATCAATACAGTCGGTATCTTTAAACTTGGTCGCTCAAGTAAAGGAGAAGGACGTGGTATAGGGTTGTCCACTGTTCGAGAGATTTTAGGGAAGTATCCTAATTGTTCTTTGTTAACACAATCTAAAGACTATCGTTTTAAACAGACACTAAAAATAGAAGATGTGGTTTGA